A DNA window from Parus major isolate Abel chromosome 9, Parus_major1.1, whole genome shotgun sequence contains the following coding sequences:
- the PHC3 gene encoding polyhomeotic-like protein 3 isoform X5, with product MENEPNTTTCSASTTTITTTSTSRTPLPQISVYSGSDRHAVQASLSGGRQCTSPTGSVTQQSSMSQTSINLSTSPTPAQIISRSQTSNTTSSSITQQTMLLGSTSPTLSASQAQMYLRAQMLIFTPATTVAAVQSDIPVVSSSSSSSCQSAATQVQNLTLRSQKLGVLSSSQNGPPKSSSQTQSLCPSKAVSSSKGSQPDPSESNRKGESPAPECRSTPVTRTSSIHHLITPASYSPLQPHSLVKHQQIPLHSPSPKISHHQLILQQQQQVQPIALQTPPGQEPPPSQHCLPLPSHALPPAPSSVQSHCSPIHIHPPPLALSPTPSQSAQQSVVVSPPPSHSPSQSPTIIIHPQALIQSQASSLVPAALQPESAAPQAAAANPVRPSQPLSLPPHLPLPPSSAVHIGAVEPPSLVSPGQQLVSSTPHQQYPALQSAPIPLAAPPQLSASSTQIQPLPLQSVQSLQVQPEILSQGQVLVQNALVSEEELPAAEALVQLPFQTLPPPQTVAVNLQVQPSVPIETPVIYQVENVCEEEMPEDSDCVHMARTPTPPTLSPPAITLGNGDALNSEDPLSEHGGLPSVTSSVSASVIKSPSDPSHASIPPPPLLLPAATTRSNSTSMPNSIPSLENKPPQAIVKPQILTHVIEGFVIQEGLEPFPVSRSSLLVEQPAEKRLLVEGQIMSVVCVESDLQNTKHAENSSDTEIEDMIAEEGLDEIENDLLKCEFCGKMGYPNKFLRSKRFCSTSCAKRHSLSCTKKFGLFPSDKTSRWNRKSDSQSLGRRGRRPSGPEGASRDHFLRQLPITYPSAEEDLAPHEDAVPTAMTTRLRRQSERERERELRELRMRKMPESIDLLPVVQTDPSVWTVDEVWAFIHSLPGCQDIADEFRAQEIDGQALLLLKEDHLMSAMNIKLGPALKICARINSLKES from the exons ATGGAGAATGAACCCAACACAACAACATGTTCTGCGTCCACAACGACCATCACCACCACCTCCACTTCCCGCACGCCACTGCCGCAGATCTCCGTCTACAGCGGCTCTGACAGACATGCTGTCCAG GCAAGCCTGTCAGGTGGGAGGCAATGTACTTCCCCCACTGGGAGTGTCACTCAGCAGTCAAGCATGTCGCAGACCTCG aTTAACCTCTCCACCTCTCCTACACCTGCACAGATAATAAGCCGTTCTCAGACCTCcaacaccaccagcagcagcatcacccaACAGACGATGTTGCTGGGCAGCACCTCTCCCACCCTGAGTGCAAGCCAGGCTCAAATGTATCTACGAGCTCAGATG CTTATTTTTACTCCTGCGACAACTGTGGCTGCTGTCCAGTCTGACATTCCTGTTGTCTCCTCATCGTCCTCATCTTCCTGTCAGTCTGCAGCTACTCAG GTTCAGAACTTGACGTTGCGCAGTCAGAAGCTGGGTGTGTTGTCAAGTTCACAGAATGGCCCACCAAAGAGCAGCAGTCAAACTCAGTCCCTGTGCCCCAGTAAAGCTGTCAGCAGCTCCAAGGGCAGCCAGCCAGATCCCTCAGAAAGCAATAGGAAAGGCGAGAGCCCCGCTCCGGAGTGTCGGAGCACGCCGGTCACACGGACATCCAGCATACACCACTTAATTACACCAG CTTCATATTCTCCATTGCAACCTCATTCTCTAGTAAAACATCAGCAGATCCCACTTCATTCGCCATCTCCAAAGATTTCCCATCATCAGctgatcctgcagcagcaacagcaagtCCAGCCGATTGCACTCCAAACTCCTCCGGGCCAGGAACCGCCTCCATCCCAGCACTGTCTGCCCCTCCCCAGCCATGCGCTGCCTCCGGCTCCCAGCAGCGTCCAGTCCCACTGCTCCCCTATCCACATCCATCCTCCGCCTCTCGCGCTCTCTCCTACCCCATCCCAGTCAGCTCAGCAGTCAGTGGTGGTGTCCCCTCCGCCGTCCCACTCCCCGAGTCAGTCACCCACCATAATTATTCACCCTCAAGCCCTTATCCAGTCCCAGGCCAGCTCCCTGGTGCCGGCGGCTCTGCAGCCCGAGTCGGCCGCTCCCCAGGCGGCTGCTGCCAACCCCGTGCGGCCATCGCAGCCTCTCAGCCTCCCGCCGCACCTGCCGCTCCCGCCCTCGTCCGCCGTGCACATCGGGGCCGTGGAGCCGCCCAGCTTGGTTTCCCCGGGCCAGCAGCTCGTGTCCTCCACGCCACACCAGCAGTATCCAGCCCTGCAATCTGCTCCCATCCCTCTGGCAGCTCCGCCTCAACTCTCTGCCTCCTCAACCCAGATTCAACCGCTGCCCCTGCAGTCTGTGCAGTCTTTACAAGTCCAGCCTGAAATTCTGTCCCAGGGCCAGGTTTTGGTTCAAAACGCTTTGGTTTCTGAGGAAGAacttcctgctgcagaggctTTGGTCCAGCTGCCATTTCAAACTCTTCCTCCGCCACAGACCGTCGCAGTAAACCTGCAGGTGCAGCCGTCAGTTCCGATTGAAACTCCAGTG ATTTACCAAGTGGAGAATGTGTGTGAAGAGGAGATGCCTGAGGACTCAGATTGTGTCCACATGGCAAGAACACCGACACCACCCACCTTGTCCCCACCAGCCATAACCTTGGGCAACGGAGATGCTCTTAATTCAGAAGATCCTTTGTCAG AACATGGGGGACTGCCTTCAGTGACATCATCAGTCAGTGCCTCAGTAATTAAATCTCCATCTGATCCTTCCCATGCCTCTATTCCACCACCACCTCTTTTGCTTCCAGCAGCAACGACAAGGAGCAACAGCACATCCATGCCCAATAGCATCCCCAGCCTAGAAAATAAACCTCCACAAGCTATTGTTAAACCCCAGATCCTGACCCACGTCATCGAAGGCTTTGTGATTCAGGAGGGGTTGGAGCCATTCCCT GTCAGTCGTTCATCTTTGCTGGTAGAACAGCCTGCAGAGAAGAGATTGCTGGTGGAGGGTCAGATAATGAGTGTGGTGTGTGTTGAGTCAGATTTGCAGAACACAAAACATGCAGAGAACTCATCAGACACAGAGATAGAGGATATGATTGCAGAAG AGGGACTGGATGAAATTGAAAATGATCTTCTGAAGTGTGAATTTTGTGGAAAAATGGGATATCCCAATAAGTTTCTGCGGTCAAAAAGATTCTGCTCCACATCCTGTGCCAAAAG GCACAGCCTTAGTTGCACTAAGAAATTTGGGCTGTTTCCATCAGACAAGACCAGTCGTTGGAATCGGAAGTCAGATAGCCAAAGTCTTGGGCGACGCGGGCGTCGGCCGAGCGGCCCTGAGGGGGCATCACGGGATCATTTTCTTAGACAG cttcCAATTACTTATCCATCTGCAGAAGAAGATCTGGCTCCTCATGAAGACGCTGTTCCAACGGCCATGACCACGCGCCTGCGGAGGCAGAGTGAGAGGGAGAGGGAACGGGAGCTTCGGGAGCTGAGGATGCGGAAAATGCCAGAGAGCATCGACCTGTTACCAGTGGTGCAAACTGACCCCTCAGTATGGACTGTCGATGAAGTTTGGGCCTTTATACATTCTCTGCCTG GTTGTCAAGATATTGCAGATGAATTTAGAGCACAAGAAATTGATGGACAAGCTCTCCTCTTGTTGAAGGAGGATCACCTTATGAGTGCAATGAATATTAAGCTTGGACCTGCATTGAAAATCTGTGCACGTATCAATTCCTTGAAAGAATCCTAG
- the PHC3 gene encoding polyhomeotic-like protein 3 isoform X6 — MENEPNTTTCSASTTTITTTSTSRTPLPQISVYSGSDRHAVQINLSTSPTPAQIISRSQTSNTTSSSITQQTMLLGSTSPTLSASQAQMYLRAQMLIFTPATTVAAVQSDIPVVSSSSSSSCQSAATQVQNLTLRSQKLGVLSSSQNGPPKSSSQTQSLCPSKAVSSSKGSQPDPSESNRKGESPAPECRSTPVTRTSSIHHLITPASYSPLQPHSLVKHQQIPLHSPSPKISHHQLILQQQQQVQPIALQTPPGQEPPPSQHCLPLPSHALPPAPSSVQSHCSPIHIHPPPLALSPTPSQSAQQSVVVSPPPSHSPSQSPTIIIHPQALIQSQASSLVPAALQPESAAPQAAAANPVRPSQPLSLPPHLPLPPSSAVHIGAVEPPSLVSPGQQLVSSTPHQQYPALQSAPIPLAAPPQLSASSTQIQPLPLQSVQSLQVQPEILSQGQVLVQNALVSEEELPAAEALVQLPFQTLPPPQTVAVNLQVQPSVPIETPVIYQVENVCEEEMPEDSDCVHMARTPTPPTLSPPAITLGNGDALNSEDPLSEHGGLPSVTSSVSASVIKSPSDPSHASIPPPPLLLPAATTRSNSTSMPNSIPSLENKPPQAIVKPQILTHVIEGFVIQEGLEPFPVSRSSLLVEQPAEKRLLVEGQIMSVVCVESDLQNTKHAENSSDTEIEDMIAEEGLDEIENDLLKCEFCGKMGYPNKFLRSKRFCSTSCAKRHSLSCTKKFGLFPSDKTSRWNRKSDSQSLGRRGRRPSGPEGASRDHFLRQLPITYPSAEEDLAPHEDAVPTAMTTRLRRQSERERERELRELRMRKMPESIDLLPVVQTDPSVWTVDEVWAFIHSLPGCQDIADEFRAQEIDGQALLLLKEDHLMSAMNIKLGPALKICARINSLKES; from the exons ATGGAGAATGAACCCAACACAACAACATGTTCTGCGTCCACAACGACCATCACCACCACCTCCACTTCCCGCACGCCACTGCCGCAGATCTCCGTCTACAGCGGCTCTGACAGACATGCTGTCCAG aTTAACCTCTCCACCTCTCCTACACCTGCACAGATAATAAGCCGTTCTCAGACCTCcaacaccaccagcagcagcatcacccaACAGACGATGTTGCTGGGCAGCACCTCTCCCACCCTGAGTGCAAGCCAGGCTCAAATGTATCTACGAGCTCAGATG CTTATTTTTACTCCTGCGACAACTGTGGCTGCTGTCCAGTCTGACATTCCTGTTGTCTCCTCATCGTCCTCATCTTCCTGTCAGTCTGCAGCTACTCAG GTTCAGAACTTGACGTTGCGCAGTCAGAAGCTGGGTGTGTTGTCAAGTTCACAGAATGGCCCACCAAAGAGCAGCAGTCAAACTCAGTCCCTGTGCCCCAGTAAAGCTGTCAGCAGCTCCAAGGGCAGCCAGCCAGATCCCTCAGAAAGCAATAGGAAAGGCGAGAGCCCCGCTCCGGAGTGTCGGAGCACGCCGGTCACACGGACATCCAGCATACACCACTTAATTACACCAG CTTCATATTCTCCATTGCAACCTCATTCTCTAGTAAAACATCAGCAGATCCCACTTCATTCGCCATCTCCAAAGATTTCCCATCATCAGctgatcctgcagcagcaacagcaagtCCAGCCGATTGCACTCCAAACTCCTCCGGGCCAGGAACCGCCTCCATCCCAGCACTGTCTGCCCCTCCCCAGCCATGCGCTGCCTCCGGCTCCCAGCAGCGTCCAGTCCCACTGCTCCCCTATCCACATCCATCCTCCGCCTCTCGCGCTCTCTCCTACCCCATCCCAGTCAGCTCAGCAGTCAGTGGTGGTGTCCCCTCCGCCGTCCCACTCCCCGAGTCAGTCACCCACCATAATTATTCACCCTCAAGCCCTTATCCAGTCCCAGGCCAGCTCCCTGGTGCCGGCGGCTCTGCAGCCCGAGTCGGCCGCTCCCCAGGCGGCTGCTGCCAACCCCGTGCGGCCATCGCAGCCTCTCAGCCTCCCGCCGCACCTGCCGCTCCCGCCCTCGTCCGCCGTGCACATCGGGGCCGTGGAGCCGCCCAGCTTGGTTTCCCCGGGCCAGCAGCTCGTGTCCTCCACGCCACACCAGCAGTATCCAGCCCTGCAATCTGCTCCCATCCCTCTGGCAGCTCCGCCTCAACTCTCTGCCTCCTCAACCCAGATTCAACCGCTGCCCCTGCAGTCTGTGCAGTCTTTACAAGTCCAGCCTGAAATTCTGTCCCAGGGCCAGGTTTTGGTTCAAAACGCTTTGGTTTCTGAGGAAGAacttcctgctgcagaggctTTGGTCCAGCTGCCATTTCAAACTCTTCCTCCGCCACAGACCGTCGCAGTAAACCTGCAGGTGCAGCCGTCAGTTCCGATTGAAACTCCAGTG ATTTACCAAGTGGAGAATGTGTGTGAAGAGGAGATGCCTGAGGACTCAGATTGTGTCCACATGGCAAGAACACCGACACCACCCACCTTGTCCCCACCAGCCATAACCTTGGGCAACGGAGATGCTCTTAATTCAGAAGATCCTTTGTCAG AACATGGGGGACTGCCTTCAGTGACATCATCAGTCAGTGCCTCAGTAATTAAATCTCCATCTGATCCTTCCCATGCCTCTATTCCACCACCACCTCTTTTGCTTCCAGCAGCAACGACAAGGAGCAACAGCACATCCATGCCCAATAGCATCCCCAGCCTAGAAAATAAACCTCCACAAGCTATTGTTAAACCCCAGATCCTGACCCACGTCATCGAAGGCTTTGTGATTCAGGAGGGGTTGGAGCCATTCCCT GTCAGTCGTTCATCTTTGCTGGTAGAACAGCCTGCAGAGAAGAGATTGCTGGTGGAGGGTCAGATAATGAGTGTGGTGTGTGTTGAGTCAGATTTGCAGAACACAAAACATGCAGAGAACTCATCAGACACAGAGATAGAGGATATGATTGCAGAAG AGGGACTGGATGAAATTGAAAATGATCTTCTGAAGTGTGAATTTTGTGGAAAAATGGGATATCCCAATAAGTTTCTGCGGTCAAAAAGATTCTGCTCCACATCCTGTGCCAAAAG GCACAGCCTTAGTTGCACTAAGAAATTTGGGCTGTTTCCATCAGACAAGACCAGTCGTTGGAATCGGAAGTCAGATAGCCAAAGTCTTGGGCGACGCGGGCGTCGGCCGAGCGGCCCTGAGGGGGCATCACGGGATCATTTTCTTAGACAG cttcCAATTACTTATCCATCTGCAGAAGAAGATCTGGCTCCTCATGAAGACGCTGTTCCAACGGCCATGACCACGCGCCTGCGGAGGCAGAGTGAGAGGGAGAGGGAACGGGAGCTTCGGGAGCTGAGGATGCGGAAAATGCCAGAGAGCATCGACCTGTTACCAGTGGTGCAAACTGACCCCTCAGTATGGACTGTCGATGAAGTTTGGGCCTTTATACATTCTCTGCCTG GTTGTCAAGATATTGCAGATGAATTTAGAGCACAAGAAATTGATGGACAAGCTCTCCTCTTGTTGAAGGAGGATCACCTTATGAGTGCAATGAATATTAAGCTTGGACCTGCATTGAAAATCTGTGCACGTATCAATTCCTTGAAAGAATCCTAG
- the PHC3 gene encoding polyhomeotic-like protein 3 isoform X1: MENEPNTTTCSASTTTITTTSTSRTPLPQISVYSGSDRHAVQVIQQALHRPPSSAAQYLQQMYAAQQQHLMLQTAALQQQHLSSTQFQSLATVPQASLSGGRQCTSPTGSVTQQSSMSQTSINLSTSPTPAQIISRSQTSNTTSSSITQQTMLLGSTSPTLSASQAQMYLRAQMLIFTPATTVAAVQSDIPVVSSSSSSSCQSAATQVQNLTLRSQKLGVLSSSQNGPPKSSSQTQSLCPSKAVSSSKGSQPDPSESNRKGESPAPECRSTPVTRTSSIHHLITPASYSPLQPHSLVKHQQIPLHSPSPKISHHQLILQQQQQVQPIALQTPPGQEPPPSQHCLPLPSHALPPAPSSVQSHCSPIHIHPPPLALSPTPSQSAQQSVVVSPPPSHSPSQSPTIIIHPQALIQSQASSLVPAALQPESAAPQAAAANPVRPSQPLSLPPHLPLPPSSAVHIGAVEPPSLVSPGQQLVSSTPHQQYPALQSAPIPLAAPPQLSASSTQIQPLPLQSVQSLQVQPEILSQGQVLVQNALVSEEELPAAEALVQLPFQTLPPPQTVAVNLQVQPSVPIETPVIYQVENVCEEEMPEDSDCVHMARTPTPPTLSPPAITLGNGDALNSEDPLSEHGGLPSVTSSVSASVIKSPSDPSHASIPPPPLLLPAATTRSNSTSMPNSIPSLENKPPQAIVKPQILTHVIEGFVIQEGLEPFPVSRSSLLVEQPAEKRLLVEGQIMSVVCVESDLQNTKHAENSSDTEIEDMIAEEGLDEIENDLLKCEFCGKMGYPNKFLRSKRFCSTSCAKRHSLSCTKKFGLFPSDKTSRWNRKSDSQSLGRRGRRPSGPEGASRDHFLRQLPITYPSAEEDLAPHEDAVPTAMTTRLRRQSERERERELRELRMRKMPESIDLLPVVQTDPSVWTVDEVWAFIHSLPGCQDIADEFRAQEIDGQALLLLKEDHLMSAMNIKLGPALKICARINSLKES; the protein is encoded by the exons ATGGAGAATGAACCCAACACAACAACATGTTCTGCGTCCACAACGACCATCACCACCACCTCCACTTCCCGCACGCCACTGCCGCAGATCTCCGTCTACAGCGGCTCTGACAGACATGCTGTCCAG GTTATTCAGCAGGCCTTGCATCGTCCTCCTAGCTCAGCTGCTCAGTACCTCCAGCAGATGTATGCAGCCCAACAGCAGCATCTAATGCTGCagactgctgctctgcagcagcagcacttaaGCAGTACCCAATTTCAGAGTCTGGCAACTGTTCCACAG GCAAGCCTGTCAGGTGGGAGGCAATGTACTTCCCCCACTGGGAGTGTCACTCAGCAGTCAAGCATGTCGCAGACCTCG aTTAACCTCTCCACCTCTCCTACACCTGCACAGATAATAAGCCGTTCTCAGACCTCcaacaccaccagcagcagcatcacccaACAGACGATGTTGCTGGGCAGCACCTCTCCCACCCTGAGTGCAAGCCAGGCTCAAATGTATCTACGAGCTCAGATG CTTATTTTTACTCCTGCGACAACTGTGGCTGCTGTCCAGTCTGACATTCCTGTTGTCTCCTCATCGTCCTCATCTTCCTGTCAGTCTGCAGCTACTCAG GTTCAGAACTTGACGTTGCGCAGTCAGAAGCTGGGTGTGTTGTCAAGTTCACAGAATGGCCCACCAAAGAGCAGCAGTCAAACTCAGTCCCTGTGCCCCAGTAAAGCTGTCAGCAGCTCCAAGGGCAGCCAGCCAGATCCCTCAGAAAGCAATAGGAAAGGCGAGAGCCCCGCTCCGGAGTGTCGGAGCACGCCGGTCACACGGACATCCAGCATACACCACTTAATTACACCAG CTTCATATTCTCCATTGCAACCTCATTCTCTAGTAAAACATCAGCAGATCCCACTTCATTCGCCATCTCCAAAGATTTCCCATCATCAGctgatcctgcagcagcaacagcaagtCCAGCCGATTGCACTCCAAACTCCTCCGGGCCAGGAACCGCCTCCATCCCAGCACTGTCTGCCCCTCCCCAGCCATGCGCTGCCTCCGGCTCCCAGCAGCGTCCAGTCCCACTGCTCCCCTATCCACATCCATCCTCCGCCTCTCGCGCTCTCTCCTACCCCATCCCAGTCAGCTCAGCAGTCAGTGGTGGTGTCCCCTCCGCCGTCCCACTCCCCGAGTCAGTCACCCACCATAATTATTCACCCTCAAGCCCTTATCCAGTCCCAGGCCAGCTCCCTGGTGCCGGCGGCTCTGCAGCCCGAGTCGGCCGCTCCCCAGGCGGCTGCTGCCAACCCCGTGCGGCCATCGCAGCCTCTCAGCCTCCCGCCGCACCTGCCGCTCCCGCCCTCGTCCGCCGTGCACATCGGGGCCGTGGAGCCGCCCAGCTTGGTTTCCCCGGGCCAGCAGCTCGTGTCCTCCACGCCACACCAGCAGTATCCAGCCCTGCAATCTGCTCCCATCCCTCTGGCAGCTCCGCCTCAACTCTCTGCCTCCTCAACCCAGATTCAACCGCTGCCCCTGCAGTCTGTGCAGTCTTTACAAGTCCAGCCTGAAATTCTGTCCCAGGGCCAGGTTTTGGTTCAAAACGCTTTGGTTTCTGAGGAAGAacttcctgctgcagaggctTTGGTCCAGCTGCCATTTCAAACTCTTCCTCCGCCACAGACCGTCGCAGTAAACCTGCAGGTGCAGCCGTCAGTTCCGATTGAAACTCCAGTG ATTTACCAAGTGGAGAATGTGTGTGAAGAGGAGATGCCTGAGGACTCAGATTGTGTCCACATGGCAAGAACACCGACACCACCCACCTTGTCCCCACCAGCCATAACCTTGGGCAACGGAGATGCTCTTAATTCAGAAGATCCTTTGTCAG AACATGGGGGACTGCCTTCAGTGACATCATCAGTCAGTGCCTCAGTAATTAAATCTCCATCTGATCCTTCCCATGCCTCTATTCCACCACCACCTCTTTTGCTTCCAGCAGCAACGACAAGGAGCAACAGCACATCCATGCCCAATAGCATCCCCAGCCTAGAAAATAAACCTCCACAAGCTATTGTTAAACCCCAGATCCTGACCCACGTCATCGAAGGCTTTGTGATTCAGGAGGGGTTGGAGCCATTCCCT GTCAGTCGTTCATCTTTGCTGGTAGAACAGCCTGCAGAGAAGAGATTGCTGGTGGAGGGTCAGATAATGAGTGTGGTGTGTGTTGAGTCAGATTTGCAGAACACAAAACATGCAGAGAACTCATCAGACACAGAGATAGAGGATATGATTGCAGAAG AGGGACTGGATGAAATTGAAAATGATCTTCTGAAGTGTGAATTTTGTGGAAAAATGGGATATCCCAATAAGTTTCTGCGGTCAAAAAGATTCTGCTCCACATCCTGTGCCAAAAG GCACAGCCTTAGTTGCACTAAGAAATTTGGGCTGTTTCCATCAGACAAGACCAGTCGTTGGAATCGGAAGTCAGATAGCCAAAGTCTTGGGCGACGCGGGCGTCGGCCGAGCGGCCCTGAGGGGGCATCACGGGATCATTTTCTTAGACAG cttcCAATTACTTATCCATCTGCAGAAGAAGATCTGGCTCCTCATGAAGACGCTGTTCCAACGGCCATGACCACGCGCCTGCGGAGGCAGAGTGAGAGGGAGAGGGAACGGGAGCTTCGGGAGCTGAGGATGCGGAAAATGCCAGAGAGCATCGACCTGTTACCAGTGGTGCAAACTGACCCCTCAGTATGGACTGTCGATGAAGTTTGGGCCTTTATACATTCTCTGCCTG GTTGTCAAGATATTGCAGATGAATTTAGAGCACAAGAAATTGATGGACAAGCTCTCCTCTTGTTGAAGGAGGATCACCTTATGAGTGCAATGAATATTAAGCTTGGACCTGCATTGAAAATCTGTGCACGTATCAATTCCTTGAAAGAATCCTAG